A part of Nocardioides sp. WS12 genomic DNA contains:
- a CDS encoding DEAD/DEAH box helicase, with protein sequence MTSPTAAVPGTDPRERAEEHLRALVGRPDATLYDDQWAAIAALVEDRRRALVVQRTGWGKSAVYFVATLLLRERGAGPTVIISPLLALMRNQIAAAERAGIRAVTVNSTNVEQWDQVHQAIQAGEIDVLLVSPERLNNPGFRDEVLPRLAATCGLLVIDEAHCISDWGHDFRPDYRRIRTLLQDLPTGIPVLATTATANQRVTDDVSEQLGADTLVLRGSLDRESLRLGVVRLKTAEQRLAWLADHLSEQPGSGIVYTLTVAATQEVAGYLRSRGHNVAAYSGQTEQTERLALEQALLDGEVKALVATSALGMGFDASLGFVVNLGAPSSPVAYYQQVGRAGRGVNLPPEGASVVLLPAIEDRDIWAYFASLAFPREELVRETLAVLAEEGRALSTAAIEPRVDLSRTRLETMLKVLDVDGAVRRVRGGWESTGQEWSYDADRYARVAASRAAEQQAMLDYLGSDECRMRFLRGQLDDPEVVADPAWRCGRCDNCGGLSLSTDVSEAAVEEAADRLARPGVAMEPRKLWPTGLSAIGVSFSGKIRQPAETGRAIARATDLGHGAALRGLFAIDAEDGPVPVSLARAMVTMLQDWQPKVDAIVVSESERRPQLTADLASGLSRFLQIPVVGRWAIVDLSVGPDRGATNSAQRVAAVSRRCALQLDDPAAVRDARVLLVDDRSVTGWSVTLGAAALYDAGAAAVVPLVLGLTN encoded by the coding sequence ATGACGTCACCGACCGCGGCCGTGCCCGGGACCGACCCGCGGGAGCGGGCCGAGGAGCACCTGCGCGCGCTGGTGGGGCGCCCCGATGCCACCTTGTACGACGACCAGTGGGCCGCGATCGCGGCGCTGGTCGAGGACCGCCGTCGTGCGCTGGTCGTGCAGCGCACGGGCTGGGGGAAGTCGGCGGTCTATTTCGTGGCGACGTTGTTGTTGCGCGAGCGGGGGGCCGGTCCGACGGTGATCATCTCGCCGCTGCTGGCGCTGATGCGCAACCAGATCGCCGCCGCGGAGCGGGCCGGGATCCGGGCGGTCACGGTCAACTCCACGAACGTGGAGCAGTGGGACCAGGTGCACCAGGCGATCCAGGCCGGGGAGATCGACGTACTGCTGGTGAGTCCCGAGCGGCTCAACAACCCGGGCTTCCGCGACGAGGTGCTGCCGCGGCTGGCGGCGACGTGTGGCCTGTTGGTGATCGACGAGGCGCACTGCATCTCGGACTGGGGTCACGACTTCCGGCCTGACTACCGCCGGATCCGCACGCTGCTGCAGGACCTGCCGACCGGCATTCCCGTCCTGGCGACCACCGCGACCGCCAACCAGCGCGTGACCGACGACGTGTCCGAGCAGCTCGGTGCAGACACCTTGGTGCTGCGTGGGTCCCTCGACCGCGAGTCGCTCCGCCTCGGCGTCGTACGCCTCAAGACCGCGGAGCAGCGGCTCGCGTGGCTGGCCGACCACCTGTCGGAGCAGCCGGGCAGCGGGATCGTCTACACGCTGACGGTCGCTGCGACCCAGGAAGTGGCGGGCTATCTCCGTTCGCGCGGGCACAACGTGGCGGCGTACTCCGGACAGACCGAACAGACCGAGCGCCTGGCGCTCGAGCAGGCGCTGCTCGACGGTGAGGTCAAGGCCCTGGTGGCGACCAGCGCCCTCGGCATGGGGTTCGACGCGTCGCTGGGGTTCGTGGTCAATCTCGGGGCGCCGAGTAGTCCGGTCGCCTACTACCAGCAGGTCGGCCGTGCCGGCCGTGGCGTGAACCTGCCCCCCGAGGGTGCCTCGGTGGTGCTGCTGCCGGCGATCGAGGACCGTGACATCTGGGCGTACTTCGCTTCGCTGGCCTTCCCGCGTGAGGAACTGGTGCGCGAGACGCTTGCCGTCCTTGCCGAGGAGGGCCGGGCGCTGAGCACCGCCGCGATCGAGCCGCGGGTCGACCTGTCCCGCACCCGGTTGGAGACGATGCTCAAGGTGCTGGACGTCGACGGGGCCGTTCGCCGCGTGCGCGGCGGCTGGGAGTCAACGGGCCAGGAGTGGTCCTACGACGCCGACCGCTATGCGCGGGTGGCAGCTTCCCGGGCGGCCGAGCAGCAGGCGATGCTCGACTACCTCGGCTCGGACGAGTGCCGGATGCGGTTCCTGCGCGGACAACTGGACGACCCCGAAGTGGTGGCCGACCCGGCCTGGCGCTGCGGACGCTGCGACAACTGTGGCGGCCTGTCCCTGTCGACGGACGTGTCCGAGGCAGCCGTCGAGGAGGCTGCCGATCGGCTCGCCCGCCCGGGCGTTGCGATGGAGCCGCGCAAGCTCTGGCCGACGGGTCTGTCGGCCATCGGCGTCAGCTTCTCCGGCAAGATCCGCCAGCCGGCCGAGACGGGCCGGGCGATCGCGCGGGCGACCGACCTGGGCCACGGTGCCGCGCTGCGGGGACTCTTCGCGATCGACGCCGAGGACGGTCCGGTCCCCGTCTCGCTGGCCCGCGCGATGGTGACGATGCTGCAGGACTGGCAGCCCAAGGTCGACGCGATCGTGGTCAGCGAGTCGGAGCGTCGTCCGCAGTTGACCGCGGACCTGGCCAGCGGGCTGTCCCGCTTCCTCCAGATCCCGGTCGTCGGTCGTTGGGCGATCGTCGACCTCTCCGTCGGCCCCGACCGCGGTGCCACCAACTCTGCCCAGCGGGTCGCCGCGGTGTCCCGGCGCTGCGCGCTGCAACTCGACGATCCCGCGGCCGTCCGTGACGCCCGGGTCCTGCTCGTCGACGACCGGAGCGTGACCGGGTGGTCGGTGACCCTCGGTGCGGCGGCGTTGTACGACGCGGGGGCGGCGGCCGTCGTACCGCTGGTGCTCGGGCTGACCAACTGA
- a CDS encoding helix-turn-helix transcriptional regulator, whose product MDRGALMADVLDHLAAGTAEVAIDECVAAWDAHGDPAALGLAGLAGFWRGDFADATARAAEGLAAAGDDDARAVCAAALSLAATGDEFTDPGDAWDVARGLAAAATEPESRWSSCVRYVVAEAAMVSVRIDDTAAVHRSGPAPAAAWAGHPFAPLMVICQVREAAFSGRVDDALRLLGPMMASVVPGTRVESVIGSVAALVHGFAGDNAGVEVSLPAARHVPETPHDYIDRGALMLMAYGAMAVGDATTAAAMTFRAGADEDLSRCTVIDRALGLEILLIAALEEGDDEAAAAWLVGLGRLAGHPIADTVVLRGQARHALASGDPDAAIGFAKRSVELSVAAGRQFEVADGDLLIARAQLARSDVGAASRTLRNLVAESDRTGYAAVRRSATAALAASGRRLPPIAGGGWTALSAREAEVARAILAGQGVEEIAASLYVSPGTVRLHISRVLCAFGVATRVGLLAAVGQVEGAPPPPSQALSPRQAEVAALVAAGRTNKQVAEELGIAVKSVEKHVGDILLRWGAASRFDVARIWWGTEAAQ is encoded by the coding sequence ATGGACCGGGGGGCCTTGATGGCGGACGTGCTCGACCACCTTGCTGCGGGGACGGCCGAGGTGGCGATCGATGAGTGTGTCGCCGCGTGGGATGCGCACGGAGATCCGGCTGCGCTCGGCCTGGCCGGTCTCGCGGGGTTCTGGCGGGGCGACTTCGCCGATGCCACGGCACGCGCGGCTGAGGGACTGGCGGCGGCGGGCGACGACGACGCCCGGGCGGTGTGCGCTGCCGCGCTGTCGCTCGCTGCTACCGGTGACGAGTTCACCGACCCGGGTGACGCCTGGGACGTGGCCCGCGGCCTGGCCGCCGCAGCCACGGAGCCGGAGTCGCGGTGGTCGTCCTGTGTCCGTTACGTCGTCGCGGAGGCCGCCATGGTCAGCGTCCGCATCGACGACACCGCTGCCGTCCACCGGAGCGGCCCGGCGCCGGCCGCGGCCTGGGCGGGCCATCCCTTCGCTCCGCTGATGGTGATCTGCCAGGTGCGGGAGGCCGCCTTCTCCGGCCGCGTCGACGATGCCCTCCGGTTGCTCGGGCCGATGATGGCCTCGGTGGTCCCGGGCACTCGTGTCGAGAGCGTCATCGGTTCGGTCGCCGCACTCGTCCACGGCTTCGCCGGTGACAACGCGGGTGTCGAGGTCTCGCTTCCCGCGGCCCGGCACGTGCCCGAGACGCCCCACGACTACATCGACCGCGGTGCCCTGATGCTGATGGCCTACGGTGCGATGGCGGTCGGCGACGCGACCACGGCCGCCGCGATGACCTTCCGGGCGGGGGCCGACGAGGACCTCAGCCGGTGCACGGTCATCGACCGCGCGCTCGGTCTGGAGATCCTGCTGATCGCCGCTCTCGAAGAGGGTGACGACGAGGCAGCCGCCGCCTGGCTCGTCGGACTCGGACGCCTCGCGGGCCATCCGATTGCGGACACCGTCGTGTTGCGGGGGCAGGCCCGGCACGCGCTGGCGAGTGGTGACCCCGATGCGGCGATCGGGTTCGCGAAGCGCAGTGTCGAGTTGTCCGTGGCCGCGGGCCGGCAGTTCGAGGTGGCCGACGGAGACCTCCTGATCGCGCGCGCCCAACTGGCCCGGAGCGACGTCGGAGCGGCGTCGCGCACCCTCCGGAACCTGGTCGCCGAGAGCGACCGCACCGGCTACGCCGCCGTACGCCGCTCGGCGACCGCCGCGCTCGCCGCCTCGGGGCGCCGCCTTCCCCCGATCGCCGGCGGCGGCTGGACCGCCCTGTCGGCACGCGAGGCGGAGGTGGCGCGGGCGATCCTCGCCGGTCAGGGCGTCGAGGAGATCGCCGCGTCGTTGTACGTCTCGCCGGGCACCGTCCGGTTGCACATCTCCCGCGTGCTGTGCGCCTTCGGCGTCGCGACCCGCGTGGGCCTGCTCGCCGCCGTCGGCCAGGTCGAGGGCGCTCCGCCTCCGCCCAGCCAGGCGCTGAGTCCCCGCCAGGCGGAGGTGGCGGCCCTGGTCGCCGCCGGTCGCACGAACAAGCAGGTCGCCGAGGAGCTGGGCATCGCCGTGAAGAGCGTGGAGAAGCACGTCGGCGACATCCTGTTGCGCTGGGGAGCCGCCTCCCGGTTCGACGTGGCCCGGATCTGGTGGGGCACCGAAGCAGCGCAGTAG
- a CDS encoding helix-turn-helix transcriptional regulator — MDRAGWVGEVFAHLGHGTAPVAATECAAAWDADRDPVAAALAAVCGFWQGDFAGATAWAERALAESGDDETRALALAAAALASAGDPDARPEPAWSTAWALLEAAPDADSAWWTSIRYLLAESALVGARLADAQRVVASGPMVGTAWAGHPFAAMMVACAVRTAVFSGQIDRATALIEPMRAATEPGSRLEGVVEAVAGLVLGNADDASGVSRSRELTPVVGDGDRDFVDRGVLLLLAFGAIAIGDIPTAARLVFQAGDDGDLGACTIIDRALGLEMLVVAALAEEDLPAAETWLANLMTLAEHPTSAPTVDRVRSRYLLVVGDVEAAVAAATASIEACRAQGRGIEAAEGEIVLARARIAGNDVAGASRDLRALVNASDASGHRAVRRSAASTLQPARRRLPPVAGGGWEALSEREREIARCVLDGLEVDQIATDLFLSPATVRTHVSRVLCAFGVPTRIGLLAAVGEGRVAPASVPTPLSPRQSEVARLVAGGASNQQVADELGISVKGVEKHVGDILERWNAGSRFEVARIWWGSGAGQRGA, encoded by the coding sequence ATGGATCGGGCCGGCTGGGTGGGCGAGGTGTTTGCCCATCTCGGCCACGGCACGGCCCCCGTTGCGGCCACCGAGTGCGCTGCCGCGTGGGACGCGGACCGTGATCCGGTGGCGGCCGCCCTCGCCGCCGTCTGCGGGTTCTGGCAGGGCGACTTCGCCGGCGCGACCGCCTGGGCCGAACGCGCCCTGGCCGAGTCGGGGGACGACGAGACGCGGGCACTGGCGCTGGCGGCCGCAGCACTTGCCTCGGCCGGCGACCCGGACGCCCGTCCGGAGCCGGCCTGGAGTACGGCGTGGGCACTCCTCGAAGCCGCCCCTGACGCGGACTCGGCGTGGTGGACGTCGATTCGCTACCTGCTGGCGGAGTCCGCACTGGTCGGCGCCCGGTTGGCCGATGCGCAACGCGTGGTGGCCTCGGGTCCGATGGTGGGTACGGCGTGGGCCGGCCACCCGTTCGCCGCGATGATGGTGGCCTGCGCGGTGCGGACAGCCGTGTTCTCCGGGCAGATCGACCGGGCCACTGCCCTGATCGAGCCGATGCGTGCGGCGACCGAACCCGGGTCGCGTCTCGAGGGCGTCGTGGAAGCGGTGGCGGGCCTGGTCCTCGGCAACGCCGACGACGCCAGCGGGGTGTCGCGGAGCCGTGAACTGACGCCCGTCGTGGGCGACGGCGACCGCGACTTCGTCGACCGCGGAGTGCTGCTCCTCCTCGCCTTCGGTGCGATCGCGATCGGCGACATACCGACGGCCGCACGCCTGGTCTTCCAGGCCGGCGACGACGGCGACCTCGGCGCCTGCACGATCATCGACCGGGCGCTGGGGCTGGAGATGCTCGTCGTCGCCGCGCTCGCCGAGGAGGACCTGCCAGCGGCGGAGACCTGGCTCGCGAACCTGATGACCCTGGCCGAGCACCCGACGTCGGCGCCGACGGTCGACCGGGTGCGCAGTCGCTATCTGCTCGTCGTCGGTGACGTGGAGGCGGCCGTGGCCGCGGCCACGGCGAGCATCGAGGCGTGTCGCGCGCAGGGCCGGGGAATCGAAGCAGCGGAGGGCGAGATCGTGCTCGCCCGGGCCCGGATCGCCGGCAACGACGTCGCCGGCGCGAGCCGCGACCTCCGGGCCCTGGTCAACGCATCGGACGCCAGCGGCCACCGCGCCGTACGACGATCGGCAGCCTCGACGCTCCAGCCGGCCCGGCGTCGCCTGCCCCCCGTCGCCGGTGGCGGCTGGGAGGCGTTGTCCGAGCGGGAGCGGGAGATCGCGCGGTGCGTGCTGGACGGCCTCGAGGTCGACCAGATCGCCACGGACCTGTTCCTGTCACCAGCCACGGTGCGGACCCACGTCTCCCGCGTGCTCTGCGCGTTCGGCGTACCGACCCGGATCGGCTTGCTGGCTGCCGTGGGGGAGGGCCGGGTCGCACCTGCGAGCGTCCCGACGCCGCTGAGCCCCCGCCAGTCCGAGGTCGCACGGCTGGTCGCGGGTGGGGCGAGCAACCAGCAGGTGGCCGACGAGCTGGGCATCTCGGTCAAGGGCGTCGAGAAGCACGTGGGCGACATCCTGGAGCGGTGGAACGCCGGGTCGCGGTTCGAGGTGGCCCGTATCTGGTGGGGCTCCGGCGCGGGCCAGCGCGGCGCGTAG
- a CDS encoding M13-type metalloendopeptidase — translation MSILDDARPGMDLGTRPQDDLFGHVNGTWLTETEIPADRSSWGPFVQLADQAEEDVRAIITELAVSTDSTTGAGSTTSTEDARKIADLYNSFMATDRVEAAGLAPVQHLVDAVAGLRDVRDVAAFLGEFERIGGYGLFGSYVDTDDRQSDRYLFHLVQGGLGLPDESYYREEKFAEIREAYLAYLDRLLTLGGHTDAADAAQRILDLDTALALGHWERSETRDVQKTYNRLTGDELRALCPAFDWNAYVTNLGGQLTGPQATIAEVVVRQPSYLEHLSKVLDETPIETWRDWFTSRVLRSAAPYLSDDFVQTNFDFYGRTLSGTPELRARWKRAVSFVEGAMGEAVGKEYVDRHFPPTSKAMMDDLVVNLLAAYKTSIGKLDWMTEETKQKAYDKIATFRPKIGYPTKFRDYSALTVVGDDLVANAQSSAGFETDRQLAKIGAPVDRDEWFMLPQTVNAYYNPGTNEICFPAGILQKPFFSPDALPAENYGGIGAVIGHEVGHGFDDQGAQYDGEGNLNDWWTADDKAAFEVKSKALIEQYDAFSPRNLPDEKVNGALTVGENIGDLGGLTIAHTAFLIAAEAAGTEATLEDRKTLFFNWAYVWRTKRRIEQETQYLTIDPHSPPEFRANIVRNLDEFHEVFATTPGDGLWLEPEARVRIW, via the coding sequence GTGAGCATCCTTGATGACGCCCGTCCGGGCATGGACCTCGGAACCCGCCCGCAGGACGACCTCTTCGGTCACGTCAACGGCACCTGGCTGACCGAGACGGAGATCCCCGCCGACCGGTCGAGTTGGGGGCCGTTCGTCCAGCTGGCCGACCAGGCCGAGGAGGACGTGCGCGCGATCATCACCGAGCTGGCGGTCTCGACGGACTCGACCACCGGCGCAGGATCGACCACGTCGACCGAGGACGCCCGCAAGATCGCCGATCTCTACAACTCGTTCATGGCCACCGACCGGGTGGAGGCGGCCGGGCTCGCTCCCGTGCAGCACCTCGTCGACGCGGTCGCCGGCCTGCGCGACGTCCGGGATGTCGCCGCCTTCCTGGGCGAGTTCGAGCGGATCGGTGGCTACGGCCTCTTCGGGTCCTACGTCGACACCGACGACCGCCAGTCCGACCGCTACCTGTTCCACCTCGTCCAGGGCGGCCTGGGCCTGCCCGACGAGTCGTACTACCGCGAGGAGAAGTTCGCCGAGATCCGCGAGGCCTACCTCGCCTACCTCGACCGGCTGCTCACCCTCGGCGGTCACACCGATGCCGCCGATGCCGCGCAGCGGATCCTCGACCTCGACACCGCGCTCGCCCTGGGCCACTGGGAGCGTTCCGAGACGCGCGACGTGCAGAAGACCTACAACCGGCTGACCGGCGACGAGCTCCGCGCCCTGTGCCCCGCGTTCGACTGGAACGCCTATGTCACGAACCTCGGCGGGCAGCTCACCGGTCCGCAGGCCACGATTGCCGAGGTCGTGGTCCGCCAGCCGTCGTACCTCGAGCACCTCTCGAAGGTCCTCGACGAGACGCCGATCGAGACCTGGCGCGACTGGTTCACCTCGCGCGTGCTGCGCTCCGCGGCGCCGTACCTCTCGGACGACTTCGTGCAGACCAACTTCGACTTCTACGGCCGCACGCTGTCCGGGACCCCCGAGCTGCGGGCCCGCTGGAAGCGCGCCGTGTCGTTCGTCGAGGGTGCGATGGGTGAGGCCGTCGGCAAGGAGTACGTCGACCGGCACTTCCCGCCGACGTCGAAGGCGATGATGGACGACCTCGTCGTCAACCTGCTGGCGGCGTACAAGACGTCCATCGGCAAGCTCGACTGGATGACCGAGGAGACCAAGCAGAAGGCGTACGACAAGATCGCGACCTTCCGCCCGAAGATCGGTTACCCGACGAAGTTCCGCGACTACAGCGCACTGACCGTGGTCGGCGACGACCTGGTCGCCAATGCGCAGTCCTCGGCCGGTTTCGAGACCGACCGCCAGCTCGCGAAGATCGGTGCGCCGGTCGACCGCGACGAGTGGTTCATGCTGCCGCAGACGGTCAACGCCTACTACAACCCGGGCACCAACGAGATCTGCTTCCCGGCCGGCATCCTGCAGAAGCCGTTCTTCAGCCCCGACGCCCTCCCGGCCGAGAACTACGGCGGCATCGGCGCCGTGATCGGCCACGAGGTCGGCCACGGCTTCGACGACCAGGGTGCGCAGTACGACGGCGAGGGCAACCTCAACGACTGGTGGACCGCCGACGACAAGGCCGCCTTCGAGGTGAAGTCGAAGGCGCTCATCGAGCAGTACGACGCCTTCTCCCCGCGCAACCTGCCCGACGAGAAGGTCAACGGCGCGCTCACGGTCGGCGAGAACATCGGCGACCTCGGTGGCCTGACCATCGCGCACACCGCGTTCCTGATCGCGGCCGAGGCCGCCGGCACCGAGGCAACGCTGGAGGACCGCAAGACGCTGTTCTTCAACTGGGCCTACGTGTGGCGCACCAAGCGCCGGATCGAGCAGGAGACGCAGTACCTCACCATCGACCCGCACAGCCCGCCGGAGTTCCGCGCGAACATCGTGCGCAACCTGGATGAGTTCCACGAGGTCTTCGCGACCACGCCCGGCGACGGGCTGTGGCTGGAGCCCGAGGCGCGCGTCCGGATCTGGTGA
- a CDS encoding CAP domain-containing protein — protein MAKKIGLLPCLVLGLVLSVAGAPADASPGPTAAAHLTPGAAHGALRVGLVQRVLEDRVLVLTNRQRRAHGCRALRGSAALRKAARGHTVTMATRGVMSHQLPGEVKFSTRITRAGYTRWRLVAENVARGFSGPAAVVQAWMKSPGHRRNMLNCRLRDLGVGVVLHNGQLWWTQNFGRR, from the coding sequence ATGGCGAAGAAGATCGGACTCCTGCCCTGCCTCGTGCTGGGGCTGGTGCTCAGCGTGGCTGGTGCACCGGCCGACGCATCGCCCGGCCCGACGGCCGCAGCACACCTGACGCCGGGCGCTGCCCACGGCGCGCTCCGGGTCGGCCTGGTCCAGCGGGTCCTGGAGGATCGGGTCCTGGTCCTGACCAACCGCCAGCGGCGCGCCCACGGCTGCCGCGCGCTCCGTGGCTCCGCGGCCCTGCGCAAGGCGGCTCGTGGCCACACGGTGACCATGGCGACGCGTGGCGTGATGTCGCACCAGCTTCCGGGCGAGGTGAAGTTCTCGACCCGGATCACCCGCGCTGGCTACACCCGGTGGCGGCTGGTGGCGGAGAACGTCGCTCGCGGGTTCAGCGGCCCCGCCGCCGTCGTACAGGCCTGGATGAAGAGCCCCGGCCACCGCCGCAACATGCTCAACTGCCGGTTGCGCGACCTCGGTGTCGGCGTGGTCCTGCACAACGGCCAACTGTGGTGGACCCAGAACTTCGGCCGTCGCTGA
- a CDS encoding CAP domain-containing protein, producing MRHWGIKNTVIGLLVVIGAAFTSTAGTTAATAAPAPTTSVMSAPLAGRFTVNAVLEGAVLTLTNVKRVAVGCRPLRLNLDLRQAARKHSYLMGRNRVMSHQLSGEPRLGRRVTLAGYTGWRKVAENIAAGFSTARLVVRAWWNSPSHRRNITDCSLREIGIGVVPYGGRIWWTQDFGRR from the coding sequence ATGCGTCACTGGGGGATCAAAAACACTGTCATCGGCCTGCTCGTCGTCATCGGAGCCGCCTTCACATCTACCGCTGGAACCACCGCAGCAACCGCTGCTCCGGCACCGACCACGAGCGTCATGAGCGCACCGCTCGCCGGGCGCTTCACGGTCAACGCCGTGCTCGAGGGCGCCGTCCTGACGCTCACCAACGTCAAGCGGGTCGCCGTCGGCTGCCGGCCGCTGAGGCTCAACCTCGACCTGCGCCAGGCCGCCCGCAAGCACTCGTACCTGATGGGCCGCAACCGCGTCATGTCCCACCAGTTGTCGGGCGAGCCCCGCCTGGGCCGACGGGTCACGCTGGCCGGCTACACCGGCTGGCGCAAGGTCGCCGAGAACATCGCCGCCGGGTTCAGCACCGCTCGCCTCGTCGTCCGGGCGTGGTGGAACAGTCCGTCGCACCGCCGCAACATCACCGACTGCTCGCTGCGCGAGATCGGCATCGGCGTCGTTCCCTACGGCGGCCGCATCTGGTGGACCCAGGACTTCGGCCGACGCTGA
- a CDS encoding CAP domain-containing protein, with the protein MRALFTLIGTTAVLAGLLAGPSANAAPPGAASAVAGPARASTAALMERDVVTLINRARARKGCVGLRVLSSLQNSSGRHDALMARARRLSHRLPGEPTLRNRVSAAGYTNARMLGEVLAAGPTTPASAVRKWMNSSTHRALLLDCRFRAVGAGYALSADGNRWWTIDLGRR; encoded by the coding sequence GTGCGCGCGCTCTTTACCTTGATCGGTACGACGGCCGTCCTTGCGGGACTGCTCGCCGGACCGTCCGCCAACGCCGCTCCCCCGGGAGCGGCGTCGGCCGTGGCGGGGCCGGCCCGGGCCAGTACGGCCGCGCTGATGGAGCGGGACGTCGTCACCCTGATCAACCGGGCGCGGGCCCGCAAGGGCTGCGTCGGCCTGCGCGTCCTGTCGTCACTGCAGAACTCCTCGGGGCGGCACGACGCGCTGATGGCGCGAGCGCGGCGACTGTCCCACCGGTTGCCGGGCGAGCCGACGCTGCGCAACCGGGTCTCGGCCGCGGGCTACACCAACGCCCGGATGCTCGGCGAGGTTCTGGCCGCCGGACCGACGACGCCCGCCTCGGCCGTGCGGAAGTGGATGAACAGCTCGACTCACCGGGCGCTGCTGCTCGACTGCCGGTTCCGCGCCGTGGGTGCCGGGTACGCCCTCAGTGCGGACGGCAACCGCTGGTGGACCATCGACTTGGGTCGTCGCTGA
- a CDS encoding NADPH:quinone oxidoreductase family protein, with translation MRAIQVLTTTGPADVIVRDVADPTPGPDDVLIEVHAVGVSFPDLLLSRGEYQLRPEPPFSLGVDYAGVVVSGPGFEPGQRVAGVGGYGGAAELVIGSSENVFALPDSITFDEAAALPMNYLTALFALDERGGLRAGDTVLVHGAAGGVGTATLQVAKGLGARTIAVASTEEKRQFALAAGADEAIAVEGFKDAARVLTGGKGVDIVLDVVGGSLFTDSLRSLGSQGRVLVVGFAAGEGIPEVKVNRLLLNNTDVRGVGWGEYAFSHPGYMNQQWNQLLPMIESGAVKPPIGKVYGIDEFGQALADMDARATLGKSVVRIRSH, from the coding sequence ATGCGTGCCATCCAGGTCCTCACCACCACCGGTCCAGCCGACGTCATCGTCCGCGACGTCGCCGACCCCACCCCCGGCCCGGACGACGTGCTCATCGAGGTGCATGCGGTCGGAGTGTCGTTCCCGGACCTGCTGCTGAGCCGCGGCGAGTACCAGTTGCGTCCCGAGCCGCCCTTCAGCCTCGGCGTCGACTACGCCGGCGTCGTCGTCTCCGGACCCGGCTTCGAGCCGGGCCAGCGCGTCGCGGGCGTCGGTGGGTACGGCGGCGCGGCCGAGCTGGTCATCGGCTCGAGCGAGAACGTGTTCGCCCTGCCCGACTCGATCACCTTCGACGAGGCCGCCGCGCTGCCGATGAACTACCTCACTGCACTGTTCGCACTGGACGAGCGCGGCGGGTTGCGCGCGGGCGACACGGTCCTCGTCCACGGCGCTGCCGGTGGCGTCGGTACGGCGACCCTGCAGGTGGCCAAGGGGCTCGGTGCGCGCACCATCGCCGTGGCGAGCACCGAGGAGAAGCGGCAGTTCGCCCTGGCCGCGGGCGCCGACGAGGCGATCGCCGTCGAGGGCTTCAAGGACGCTGCCCGGGTGCTCACCGGAGGCAAGGGTGTCGACATCGTCCTCGATGTCGTGGGCGGCAGCCTGTTCACCGACTCGTTGCGCTCGCTGGGCAGCCAGGGCCGGGTGCTGGTCGTGGGGTTCGCGGCCGGTGAGGGCATTCCCGAGGTCAAGGTCAACCGGTTGCTCCTCAACAACACCGACGTGCGCGGTGTCGGCTGGGGCGAGTACGCGTTCTCGCACCCGGGCTACATGAACCAGCAGTGGAACCAGTTGCTGCCGATGATCGAGTCCGGTGCGGTGAAGCCGCCGATCGGGAAGGTCTACGGCATCGACGAGTTCGGCCAGGCGCTGGCCGACATGGACGCGCGAGCGACCCTCGGCAAGTCCGTCGTGCGCATCCGCTCGCATTGA